From one Trifolium pratense cultivar HEN17-A07 linkage group LG1, ARS_RC_1.1, whole genome shotgun sequence genomic stretch:
- the LOC123922477 gene encoding protein ACCUMULATION AND REPLICATION OF CHLOROPLASTS 3 isoform X1 yields the protein MEISSFPTFKPFSNSSLFHFNSNQLRCQCSLSLPHCDYGFRRSRNSKPFLQIRICSEKVPSNGYGGIDNGETKSDFVEVIAIGGRKDAVLDSCLNSPFQLSSLRFWNVIVKDSQEVQLQQRSTKEEPYPRIVEPPVFMKSCSKTIVLVASAGYGPDHTVADDIFETVRSTNGLTVAVVLKPFSFEGIRRKDEVKALMGKLKENTNLLIEIDIDALLKKDLLTLDEAMKTANDAVLLAIKAISVLKSEMHKKFIDRLHSSMKETCNSEIIKILECYKEARIGFGAAYNMKTSILQSIFDCPFLGVSLKDPNSVVICIIACSEPINESDIAVFLRTFRQTTEYTRDIIISTVLEPDVEPNLLITTVLTLGSLTVQQPSQNSGILSKLALHFPRVFSFWGRHSQQQIVYGKEDAVSSHEMIRSHDSDEGENRITPSIVDERSDKHYTELEPDVSNNSSKLSALRDSEKNEDLFDTIANCPIPYESINEEGDSAFQREQLGKWNLGPGFEVAKEWSQEREADATPMVDNLSIFHLPVGVRPSEELKDCLEITFRSKKHEPDAGVEAVMEFTSSLLKAKHANSNKPKKHGVLSVRAASMLEAERDLSTKWSPVVEIQYRGGRYKGRCQGGLPEGKGRLVLQDGNIYDGLWHSGKRSGPGTFYFKNGDMFQGSWRDDVMHGKGWFYFHTGDRWFANFWKGKANGEGRFYTKSGDAFFGNFKDGWRHGQFFCVNANGTRYTETWEHGVLLDSKRLDR from the exons ATGGAGATTTCTTCATTCCCTACTTTCAAACCGTTTTCCAATTCTTCCTTATTCCATTTTAACTCCAATCAACTTCGCTGTCAATGCTCTCTTTCTCTTCCTCACTGCGATTATGGCTTTCGTCGGAGTCGCAATTCAAAACCGTTTCTACAGATCAGAATATGCTCGGAGAAAGTTCCGTCGAACGGTTATGGAGGAATTGATAATGGAGAAACTAAATCCGATTTCGTCGAAGTCATTGCCATTGGCGGTAGGAAGGATGCTGTTCTTGATTCCTGCTTAAACTCGCCGTTTCAGTTGTCTTCTCTGCGCTTTTG GAATGTCATTGTGAAAGATTCACAAGAGGTGCAATTACAGCAAAGGTCTACTAAAGAAG AACCTTATCCAAGAATTGTCGAACCCCCAGTATTTATGAAGTCATGCTCAAAGACCATTGTCCTT gtGGCTAGTGCAGGATATGGACCGGACCACACTGTCGCTGATGACATTTTTGAAACTGTAAGGTCCACAAATGGACTCACGGTTGCTGTAGTTTTGAAGCCTTTTAGCTTTGAAGGGATAAGACGAAAAGATGAG GTAAAAGCTTTGATGGGGAAGCTTAAGGAGAATACTAATTTACTTATCG AAATTGATATTGATGCACTTCTCAAAAAAGACTTGTTGACTCTAGATGAGGCTATGAAGACTGCAAATGATGCTGTTTTGCTAGCTATTAAGGCCATATCTGTTCTAAAATCC GAAATGcacaaaaaatttatagataGATTGCACAGTAGCATGAAAGAAACATGCAATTCAGAAATTATTAAA ATATTGGAATGCTATAAAGAAGCCAGAATTGGATTTGGGGCTGCTTATAATATGAAAACTTCAATTTTGCAGTCTATATTTGATTGTCCTTTCCTGGGTGTTTCTTTGAAG GATCCAAATAGTGTAGTTATATGCATTATTGCGTGTTCTGAACCCATCAATGAGAGCGATATAGCAGTATTTTTGCGTACTTTCCGTCAAACAACTGAATACACGAGGGATATTATAATATCAACAGTACTTGAGCCTGATGTAGAGCCCAACCTACTGATCACGACTGTCCTTACACTTGG CAGCTTAACCGTGCAACAACCTTCCCAGAATAGTGGTATACTATCCAAACTTGCCCTGCATTTTCCTCGTGTTTTTAGCTTTTGGGGAAGGCATAGTCAACAACAAATTGTCTATGGGAAAGAGGATGCAGTATCTTCTCATGAAATGATAAGATCTCATGACAGTGATGAGGGGGAAAATAGGATTACTCCCAGTATTGTTGACGAAAGATCTGACAAGCACTATACAGAATTGGAGCCAGACGTGAGCAACAACAGCTCAAAGTTGTCTGCTTTGAG GGATTctgaaaaaaatgaagatttaTTTGACACCATAGCCAATTGTCCTATCCCTTATGAATCCATTAATGAAGAAG GCGACTCAGCTTTTCAGAGGGAGCAGCTTGGAAAATGGAATCTGGGCCCTGGATTTGAAGTGGCAAAAGAGTGGTCCCAAGAAAGGGAAGCTGATGCTACACCAATGGTTGATAACCTAAGCATATTCCACCTTCCTGTTGGTGTGAGGCCTTCAGAAGAGTTGAAAGACTGTTTAGAAATCACATTTAGGTCAAAAAAGCATGAGCCGGATGCAGGTGTAGAAGCAGTGATGGAATTTACATCTTCACTTTTGAAGGCAAAACATGCTAATAGTAATAAACCAAAGAAGCACGGTGTTCTGTCTGTTCGTGCTGCATCTATGCTG GAGGCAGAACGTGATTTGTCAACAAAGTGGAGTCCTGTTGTGGAAATACAATATAGGGGCGGAAGATACAAGGGGCGGTGCCAAGGTGGTCTGCCTGAAGGGAAG GGGCGTCTTGTTCTTCAAGATGGAAATATCTATGACGGGTTATGGCACAGTGGCAAGAGATCGGGTCCAGGAACATTCTATTTCAAGAATGGAGATATGTTTCAAGGATCGTGGAGGGATGATGTCATGCACGGCAAG GGTTGGTTTTATTTTCACACTGGTGATCGGTGGTTTGCAAACTTCTGGAAGGGAAAGGCAAATGGAGAGGGGCGGTTTTACACAAAGTCTGGTGATGCCTTCTTTGGCAATTTCAAAGACGGATGGCGACATGGGCAGTTTTTTTGTGTGAATGCAAATGGAACGAG GTACACTGAAACTTGGGAACACGGTGTTCTTTTAGACAGCAAGCGTTTAGATAGATGA
- the LOC123922477 gene encoding protein ACCUMULATION AND REPLICATION OF CHLOROPLASTS 3 isoform X2, which produces MEISSFPTFKPFSNSSLFHFNSNQLRCQCSLSLPHCDYGFRRSRNSKPFLQIRICSEKVPSNGYGGIDNGETKSDFVEVIAIGGRKDAVLDSCLNSPFQLSSLRFWNVIVKDSQEVQLQQRSTKEEPYPRIVEPPVFMKSCSKTIVLVASAGYGPDHTVADDIFETVRSTNGLTVAVVLKPFSFEGIRRKDEVKALMGKLKENTNLLIEIDIDALLKKDLLTLDEAMKTANDAVLLAIKAISVLKSEMHKKFIDRLHSSMKETCNSEIIKILECYKEARIGFGAAYNMKTSILQSIFDCPFLGVSLKDPNSVVICIIACSEPINESDIAVFLRTFRQTTEYTRDIIISTVLEPDVEPNLLITTVLTLGLTVQQPSQNSGILSKLALHFPRVFSFWGRHSQQQIVYGKEDAVSSHEMIRSHDSDEGENRITPSIVDERSDKHYTELEPDVSNNSSKLSALRDSEKNEDLFDTIANCPIPYESINEEGDSAFQREQLGKWNLGPGFEVAKEWSQEREADATPMVDNLSIFHLPVGVRPSEELKDCLEITFRSKKHEPDAGVEAVMEFTSSLLKAKHANSNKPKKHGVLSVRAASMLEAERDLSTKWSPVVEIQYRGGRYKGRCQGGLPEGKGRLVLQDGNIYDGLWHSGKRSGPGTFYFKNGDMFQGSWRDDVMHGKGWFYFHTGDRWFANFWKGKANGEGRFYTKSGDAFFGNFKDGWRHGQFFCVNANGTRYTETWEHGVLLDSKRLDR; this is translated from the exons ATGGAGATTTCTTCATTCCCTACTTTCAAACCGTTTTCCAATTCTTCCTTATTCCATTTTAACTCCAATCAACTTCGCTGTCAATGCTCTCTTTCTCTTCCTCACTGCGATTATGGCTTTCGTCGGAGTCGCAATTCAAAACCGTTTCTACAGATCAGAATATGCTCGGAGAAAGTTCCGTCGAACGGTTATGGAGGAATTGATAATGGAGAAACTAAATCCGATTTCGTCGAAGTCATTGCCATTGGCGGTAGGAAGGATGCTGTTCTTGATTCCTGCTTAAACTCGCCGTTTCAGTTGTCTTCTCTGCGCTTTTG GAATGTCATTGTGAAAGATTCACAAGAGGTGCAATTACAGCAAAGGTCTACTAAAGAAG AACCTTATCCAAGAATTGTCGAACCCCCAGTATTTATGAAGTCATGCTCAAAGACCATTGTCCTT gtGGCTAGTGCAGGATATGGACCGGACCACACTGTCGCTGATGACATTTTTGAAACTGTAAGGTCCACAAATGGACTCACGGTTGCTGTAGTTTTGAAGCCTTTTAGCTTTGAAGGGATAAGACGAAAAGATGAG GTAAAAGCTTTGATGGGGAAGCTTAAGGAGAATACTAATTTACTTATCG AAATTGATATTGATGCACTTCTCAAAAAAGACTTGTTGACTCTAGATGAGGCTATGAAGACTGCAAATGATGCTGTTTTGCTAGCTATTAAGGCCATATCTGTTCTAAAATCC GAAATGcacaaaaaatttatagataGATTGCACAGTAGCATGAAAGAAACATGCAATTCAGAAATTATTAAA ATATTGGAATGCTATAAAGAAGCCAGAATTGGATTTGGGGCTGCTTATAATATGAAAACTTCAATTTTGCAGTCTATATTTGATTGTCCTTTCCTGGGTGTTTCTTTGAAG GATCCAAATAGTGTAGTTATATGCATTATTGCGTGTTCTGAACCCATCAATGAGAGCGATATAGCAGTATTTTTGCGTACTTTCCGTCAAACAACTGAATACACGAGGGATATTATAATATCAACAGTACTTGAGCCTGATGTAGAGCCCAACCTACTGATCACGACTGTCCTTACACTTGG CTTAACCGTGCAACAACCTTCCCAGAATAGTGGTATACTATCCAAACTTGCCCTGCATTTTCCTCGTGTTTTTAGCTTTTGGGGAAGGCATAGTCAACAACAAATTGTCTATGGGAAAGAGGATGCAGTATCTTCTCATGAAATGATAAGATCTCATGACAGTGATGAGGGGGAAAATAGGATTACTCCCAGTATTGTTGACGAAAGATCTGACAAGCACTATACAGAATTGGAGCCAGACGTGAGCAACAACAGCTCAAAGTTGTCTGCTTTGAG GGATTctgaaaaaaatgaagatttaTTTGACACCATAGCCAATTGTCCTATCCCTTATGAATCCATTAATGAAGAAG GCGACTCAGCTTTTCAGAGGGAGCAGCTTGGAAAATGGAATCTGGGCCCTGGATTTGAAGTGGCAAAAGAGTGGTCCCAAGAAAGGGAAGCTGATGCTACACCAATGGTTGATAACCTAAGCATATTCCACCTTCCTGTTGGTGTGAGGCCTTCAGAAGAGTTGAAAGACTGTTTAGAAATCACATTTAGGTCAAAAAAGCATGAGCCGGATGCAGGTGTAGAAGCAGTGATGGAATTTACATCTTCACTTTTGAAGGCAAAACATGCTAATAGTAATAAACCAAAGAAGCACGGTGTTCTGTCTGTTCGTGCTGCATCTATGCTG GAGGCAGAACGTGATTTGTCAACAAAGTGGAGTCCTGTTGTGGAAATACAATATAGGGGCGGAAGATACAAGGGGCGGTGCCAAGGTGGTCTGCCTGAAGGGAAG GGGCGTCTTGTTCTTCAAGATGGAAATATCTATGACGGGTTATGGCACAGTGGCAAGAGATCGGGTCCAGGAACATTCTATTTCAAGAATGGAGATATGTTTCAAGGATCGTGGAGGGATGATGTCATGCACGGCAAG GGTTGGTTTTATTTTCACACTGGTGATCGGTGGTTTGCAAACTTCTGGAAGGGAAAGGCAAATGGAGAGGGGCGGTTTTACACAAAGTCTGGTGATGCCTTCTTTGGCAATTTCAAAGACGGATGGCGACATGGGCAGTTTTTTTGTGTGAATGCAAATGGAACGAG GTACACTGAAACTTGGGAACACGGTGTTCTTTTAGACAGCAAGCGTTTAGATAGATGA
- the LOC123922477 gene encoding protein ACCUMULATION AND REPLICATION OF CHLOROPLASTS 3 isoform X3 gives MKSCSKTIVLVASAGYGPDHTVADDIFETVRSTNGLTVAVVLKPFSFEGIRRKDEVKALMGKLKENTNLLIEIDIDALLKKDLLTLDEAMKTANDAVLLAIKAISVLKSEMHKKFIDRLHSSMKETCNSEIIKILECYKEARIGFGAAYNMKTSILQSIFDCPFLGVSLKDPNSVVICIIACSEPINESDIAVFLRTFRQTTEYTRDIIISTVLEPDVEPNLLITTVLTLGSLTVQQPSQNSGILSKLALHFPRVFSFWGRHSQQQIVYGKEDAVSSHEMIRSHDSDEGENRITPSIVDERSDKHYTELEPDVSNNSSKLSALRDSEKNEDLFDTIANCPIPYESINEEGDSAFQREQLGKWNLGPGFEVAKEWSQEREADATPMVDNLSIFHLPVGVRPSEELKDCLEITFRSKKHEPDAGVEAVMEFTSSLLKAKHANSNKPKKHGVLSVRAASMLEAERDLSTKWSPVVEIQYRGGRYKGRCQGGLPEGKGRLVLQDGNIYDGLWHSGKRSGPGTFYFKNGDMFQGSWRDDVMHGKGWFYFHTGDRWFANFWKGKANGEGRFYTKSGDAFFGNFKDGWRHGQFFCVNANGTRYTETWEHGVLLDSKRLDR, from the exons ATGAAGTCATGCTCAAAGACCATTGTCCTT gtGGCTAGTGCAGGATATGGACCGGACCACACTGTCGCTGATGACATTTTTGAAACTGTAAGGTCCACAAATGGACTCACGGTTGCTGTAGTTTTGAAGCCTTTTAGCTTTGAAGGGATAAGACGAAAAGATGAG GTAAAAGCTTTGATGGGGAAGCTTAAGGAGAATACTAATTTACTTATCG AAATTGATATTGATGCACTTCTCAAAAAAGACTTGTTGACTCTAGATGAGGCTATGAAGACTGCAAATGATGCTGTTTTGCTAGCTATTAAGGCCATATCTGTTCTAAAATCC GAAATGcacaaaaaatttatagataGATTGCACAGTAGCATGAAAGAAACATGCAATTCAGAAATTATTAAA ATATTGGAATGCTATAAAGAAGCCAGAATTGGATTTGGGGCTGCTTATAATATGAAAACTTCAATTTTGCAGTCTATATTTGATTGTCCTTTCCTGGGTGTTTCTTTGAAG GATCCAAATAGTGTAGTTATATGCATTATTGCGTGTTCTGAACCCATCAATGAGAGCGATATAGCAGTATTTTTGCGTACTTTCCGTCAAACAACTGAATACACGAGGGATATTATAATATCAACAGTACTTGAGCCTGATGTAGAGCCCAACCTACTGATCACGACTGTCCTTACACTTGG CAGCTTAACCGTGCAACAACCTTCCCAGAATAGTGGTATACTATCCAAACTTGCCCTGCATTTTCCTCGTGTTTTTAGCTTTTGGGGAAGGCATAGTCAACAACAAATTGTCTATGGGAAAGAGGATGCAGTATCTTCTCATGAAATGATAAGATCTCATGACAGTGATGAGGGGGAAAATAGGATTACTCCCAGTATTGTTGACGAAAGATCTGACAAGCACTATACAGAATTGGAGCCAGACGTGAGCAACAACAGCTCAAAGTTGTCTGCTTTGAG GGATTctgaaaaaaatgaagatttaTTTGACACCATAGCCAATTGTCCTATCCCTTATGAATCCATTAATGAAGAAG GCGACTCAGCTTTTCAGAGGGAGCAGCTTGGAAAATGGAATCTGGGCCCTGGATTTGAAGTGGCAAAAGAGTGGTCCCAAGAAAGGGAAGCTGATGCTACACCAATGGTTGATAACCTAAGCATATTCCACCTTCCTGTTGGTGTGAGGCCTTCAGAAGAGTTGAAAGACTGTTTAGAAATCACATTTAGGTCAAAAAAGCATGAGCCGGATGCAGGTGTAGAAGCAGTGATGGAATTTACATCTTCACTTTTGAAGGCAAAACATGCTAATAGTAATAAACCAAAGAAGCACGGTGTTCTGTCTGTTCGTGCTGCATCTATGCTG GAGGCAGAACGTGATTTGTCAACAAAGTGGAGTCCTGTTGTGGAAATACAATATAGGGGCGGAAGATACAAGGGGCGGTGCCAAGGTGGTCTGCCTGAAGGGAAG GGGCGTCTTGTTCTTCAAGATGGAAATATCTATGACGGGTTATGGCACAGTGGCAAGAGATCGGGTCCAGGAACATTCTATTTCAAGAATGGAGATATGTTTCAAGGATCGTGGAGGGATGATGTCATGCACGGCAAG GGTTGGTTTTATTTTCACACTGGTGATCGGTGGTTTGCAAACTTCTGGAAGGGAAAGGCAAATGGAGAGGGGCGGTTTTACACAAAGTCTGGTGATGCCTTCTTTGGCAATTTCAAAGACGGATGGCGACATGGGCAGTTTTTTTGTGTGAATGCAAATGGAACGAG GTACACTGAAACTTGGGAACACGGTGTTCTTTTAGACAGCAAGCGTTTAGATAGATGA